One window of the Conexibacter sp. SYSU D00693 genome contains the following:
- a CDS encoding ABC transporter permease, whose amino-acid sequence MTVALRWAALDSWNIARRDVLRWVANPTRVLAELGFSACFVLLFGYVFGSGMTVPGGGDYLEFLMPGLFAQFTAFGVGATMQEIASDAERGITDRFRSLPISPVAVVAGRAMADMLNSIAGLAITIGVGLAVGWSWHGGTADALAALGLLLLLRFAFLWIGILLGLIAPSADAVNALWMLLFPITMLTSAFVAPELMPGWLGFLAEWNPLSSTITATRELFDNPGVPAEGGSWVVDHALALAVVWPVVLVAVFLPLAVWRFQRLSR is encoded by the coding sequence ATGACCGTCGCGCTGCGCTGGGCCGCCCTGGACTCGTGGAACATCGCGCGCCGGGACGTCCTGCGCTGGGTCGCCAACCCGACGCGCGTCCTCGCCGAGCTCGGGTTCTCCGCCTGCTTCGTCCTGCTCTTCGGCTACGTCTTCGGCAGCGGCATGACCGTCCCGGGCGGCGGCGACTACCTCGAGTTCCTCATGCCGGGGCTCTTCGCGCAGTTCACGGCGTTCGGCGTCGGCGCGACGATGCAGGAGATCGCCTCGGACGCCGAGCGCGGCATCACCGACCGCTTCCGCTCGCTGCCCATCTCGCCGGTCGCCGTCGTCGCCGGGCGCGCGATGGCCGACATGCTGAACTCGATCGCGGGCCTGGCCATCACGATCGGCGTCGGGCTGGCCGTCGGCTGGTCCTGGCACGGCGGGACCGCGGACGCGCTGGCCGCGCTCGGCCTGCTGCTGCTCCTGCGCTTCGCGTTCCTGTGGATCGGGATCCTCCTCGGGCTCATCGCCCCGAGCGCCGACGCGGTCAACGCCCTGTGGATGCTGCTGTTCCCGATCACGATGCTGACGAGCGCGTTCGTCGCGCCCGAGCTCATGCCGGGCTGGCTCGGGTTCCTGGCCGAGTGGAACCCGCTGAGCTCGACGATCACCGCGACGCGCGAGCTGTTCGACAACCCCGGGGTGCCCGCCGAGGGCGGCTCCTGGGTGGTCGACCACGCGCTGGCGCTCGCCGTCGTCTGGCCGGTCGTCCTCGTCGCGGTGTTCCTGCCGCTGGCGGTCTGGCGCTTCCAGCGGCTCAGCCGCTGA
- a CDS encoding molybdopterin-dependent oxidoreductase: MPTAYRTCPLCEATCGLAIDVSEDGRVEKVRGDADDVFSHGFLCPKGVSLGELHHDPDRLRAPLVHGEETTWDAAFAEADRLLRGVLDAGGRDAVAVYLGNPSAHGLSAILYGRVLLKALGSKNVFSASTVDQYPKQVASGLMFGSAAAVPVPDLDRTRYLVMLGANPLASNGSLMTAPDVRGRLRAIRARGGQVVVVDPRRTRTAQEADVHLAIRPATDALLLAAVARTLAAEHPRLAERLRPLLAREAELLEFLEPFTPEAVADAVGVEARAIRALAGGLAAAAPAAVVYGRIGTTTQRHGAVASWLVDVVNVLTGALDHPGGAMFPRPAAGSSTTRGEPGRGRGTRVGRWASRVRGLPEVLGELPVATLADEVQTPGEGQVRGLITVAGNPVVSTPNTGRLDAALATLDAMVSVDLYRNETTRHAHVVLPAPSPLERPHYDIALYGFSVRDVANFSAPVVALPEGTPDEWEILLRLTGIVAGQGPDADVAALDRFVALQAVQREVGDAWSPAHGLDAEAVLEALAPRVGPERLLDLLLRCGPEGAGFPELWAPGPGELSLAALEATPHGVDLGPLRSRLPEALRTPDGRIDLAPEPLLAAGAALHELLDAVVDDGALVLIGRRHLRSNNSWMHNLPLLARGPERCTLLVHPDDAARLGLLDGARACVRSRVGEVEVPVEVTDEIRQGVVSLPHGWGHDAPGSRMRVAAERPGVSSNVLTDELDLEPLTGTAVLNGIPVEVRPAVQAPVAPVTAPASA; the protein is encoded by the coding sequence ATGCCGACCGCGTACCGGACGTGCCCGCTGTGCGAGGCGACCTGCGGGCTGGCCATCGACGTCTCCGAGGACGGCCGTGTGGAGAAGGTCCGCGGCGACGCGGACGACGTCTTCTCGCACGGGTTCCTCTGTCCCAAGGGCGTGTCGCTCGGCGAGCTGCACCACGACCCCGACCGGCTGCGCGCGCCGCTCGTGCACGGTGAGGAGACGACGTGGGACGCGGCGTTCGCCGAGGCTGACCGGCTGCTACGGGGAGTGCTCGACGCCGGCGGACGCGACGCGGTCGCGGTGTACCTCGGCAACCCGTCGGCCCACGGGCTCAGCGCGATCCTCTACGGCCGCGTCCTGCTCAAGGCGCTGGGGTCGAAGAACGTCTTCAGCGCCTCGACGGTCGACCAGTACCCCAAGCAGGTCGCCTCCGGCCTCATGTTCGGCAGCGCGGCGGCGGTGCCGGTGCCGGACCTCGACCGCACGCGCTACCTGGTCATGCTGGGCGCGAACCCGCTGGCGTCCAACGGGTCGCTCATGACGGCGCCCGACGTGCGCGGGCGCCTGCGGGCGATCCGCGCCCGCGGCGGTCAGGTGGTGGTCGTCGACCCGCGACGGACCCGCACGGCACAGGAGGCCGACGTCCACCTGGCCATCCGGCCGGCGACGGACGCGCTGCTGCTCGCAGCGGTCGCGCGGACGCTGGCCGCCGAGCACCCGCGGCTCGCCGAGCGGCTGCGCCCGCTGCTCGCCCGCGAGGCGGAGCTGCTCGAGTTCCTCGAGCCGTTCACGCCCGAGGCGGTCGCGGACGCGGTGGGCGTCGAGGCCCGTGCGATCCGGGCGCTGGCGGGCGGGCTGGCCGCGGCGGCCCCGGCGGCGGTCGTCTACGGGCGGATCGGGACGACGACGCAGCGCCACGGCGCGGTCGCCTCGTGGCTCGTCGACGTCGTGAACGTCCTGACGGGCGCGCTGGACCACCCGGGCGGCGCGATGTTCCCGCGGCCGGCCGCCGGCTCGTCGACGACGCGCGGGGAGCCGGGGCGCGGCCGCGGCACGCGGGTGGGCCGGTGGGCGTCGCGTGTGCGGGGGCTGCCGGAGGTCCTCGGCGAGCTGCCGGTGGCCACGCTCGCCGACGAGGTGCAGACGCCCGGCGAGGGGCAGGTCCGCGGGCTCATCACCGTCGCCGGCAACCCCGTGGTCTCGACCCCGAACACCGGGCGGCTCGACGCGGCGCTCGCGACGCTCGACGCGATGGTGAGCGTCGACCTCTACCGCAACGAGACGACCCGCCACGCCCACGTCGTCCTCCCCGCCCCGTCGCCGCTCGAGCGCCCGCACTACGACATCGCCCTCTACGGCTTCTCCGTGCGCGACGTGGCGAACTTCTCGGCGCCGGTGGTCGCGCTGCCGGAGGGCACGCCCGACGAGTGGGAGATCCTGCTGCGGCTGACGGGCATCGTCGCGGGCCAGGGACCCGACGCCGACGTCGCCGCGCTCGACCGCTTCGTGGCGCTGCAGGCCGTCCAGCGCGAGGTCGGCGACGCGTGGTCGCCGGCGCACGGCCTGGACGCCGAGGCGGTGCTCGAGGCGCTGGCCCCGCGGGTCGGGCCCGAGCGGCTGCTCGACCTCCTGCTGCGCTGCGGTCCCGAGGGCGCGGGCTTCCCGGAGCTCTGGGCGCCCGGGCCGGGCGAGCTGTCGCTCGCCGCGCTCGAGGCGACGCCCCACGGTGTCGACCTCGGGCCGCTGCGCTCGCGGCTGCCCGAGGCGCTGCGCACGCCCGACGGCCGGATCGACCTGGCGCCGGAGCCGCTGCTCGCGGCCGGGGCGGCGCTGCACGAGCTGCTCGACGCGGTGGTGGACGACGGCGCGCTCGTGCTCATCGGCCGCCGCCACCTGCGGTCCAACAACTCCTGGATGCACAACCTGCCGCTGCTCGCCCGGGGGCCCGAGCGCTGCACGCTGCTCGTCCACCCCGACGACGCTGCGCGGCTGGGACTGCTCGACGGCGCGCGGGCCTGCGTGCGCTCCCGTGTGGGCGAGGTCGAGGTCCCGGTCGAGGTGACCGACGAGATCCGCCAGGGCGTCGTCTCGCTCCCGCACGGCTGGGGCCACGACGCGCCGGGCTCGCGCATGCGGGTCGCCGCCGAGCGGCCCGGCGTGAGCTCGAACGTCCTGACCGACGAGCTCGACCTGGAGCCCCTGACGGGGACGGCGGTGCTCAACGGCATCCCCGTCGAGGTGCGCCCGGCGGTGCAGGCGCCCGTGGCGCCGGTGACTGCACCGGCGTCCGCGTAG